CTCGGTCTTGAGCGCCGCGAGGAAGAGGTTGCTCGTGGCGGCAAGTGACCCGCCCACCAGAATGGCGCTCGGGTTGAACAGGTTGACCGCCGAAGCGAGCGTCAGGCCGATGCGGCGTCCTGCCTCGGTCAGGAGCGACACCGCGACCGCGTCGCCCTCGCGTGCCGCCTCGCCGAGATCGGCGACGCACAGCCCGCCATTGTCCCGGATCCTTTCCATCAGCCGCGCGCTCTCGCCGGCTCGGGCGCGCATAGTGGCCTTGTGGATCAAAGCCTCGCCGCCGACGGCCGCCTCCAGGCAACCGCGTCGGCCGCAGCGGCAGAGGTCGTCGGCGCCCTCGCTGTGGATATGGCCGATATTGCCCGCCGCGCCCTGCGCCCCGCGATAGACCTTACCGTCGACGACCGTGGCCGCCCCGAGCACCAGGTCAGCGAACATGTACAGGAAATCGCCCTTGATGCCGGTCCTGTCGACCCGCAATTCGCCCAGGGCGAGCATGTTGTCGTCCGTATCGACCCAGGTCTGCGCACCGAACGCAGGGCTCAGATCGCGCCGCGGATGATAGCTGGTCCAGCTCGTCGGCAGAGAGGGCGAGTCGAGCAGCGTCGCTTCATCGAAGCTGATATGGGCGGGCAGGCCGACGCCAATGCCCCAGATATCTGCTTGTGGCCGCAGACGATTCCAGATCGCCTTGATCTCGCCCATCAGAGCGCTTGGGCCCTCCGCGAACGAGCAGGCCACGCATTCGCTGGCGAGAACGTGGCCGGAGAGATCCGCGACGCCTGCAACGAAGCCGCCGAGACTGCCATAGGCGACGAGGAGCGCTCCGGCTTCGGCCCGGATCTGCAATTCCCGGGCGGCACGGCCGCCATTCGCCTGCGCCAGCCTTCCCTCGGCGATAAGTCCGCGATCGAGCAACAGATTCACGCGCTCGGCGACGATGCCGCGGCCGAGGCCCGAGGCCTGCTGCAGCGCCGGACGTGCGACCGCCTGGCCGGAGCGGATCAGCTCCAGGATCAGGCTCAGCGAATCGAATGCGTCGACCATCGGAGTGCTCTTTCAACCCGGGCCAAGTTTGTCGCGGCGAGGGGCCGGGCCGCAATCGGCGAGCGACAGGAACTTGCGCGACATCGCCACTGTTGCACTTCAGCATTAAATATGCAAAAGTCAGCATAATAAATGCAGAACCGAGCAGGGTTGCTCGCAGCTCAAGGGAGGATGCAGGTGACGAAGCGATTGGTGAGCGCGGGCGTGTCGCGCCGGACGGCAATCCTGGGTGTGGGCGCCCTGGCGCTGCCCCTCGCGGGGATCGTGTCGAGGTCGCATGCCCAATCCACGCCGCGGACGATAAAGATCGCCTTCAGCATCGACGTGCTGGACCAGACGCAGAATGTCGGGCTCGCCGCCATGAAGGCGCGCGTCGACGAGATCAGCAAGAGCGGCAGGGGCATTGCCGTCGAGCTCGACGTCTATGACGCGCAGAGCAGCGTCAACAAGCAATTGTCCGACGTGCAGACGGCACTCATCAAGCAGCCCGACGTGCTGATCCTCAGTGCCGTCGATGCCAAGGGCTCGCTGCCCGCGGCCCGGGCCGCCAAGGACGCAGGCGTCAAGATTATCGACAAGCGTCCCTCCAGTCCGGAGCCCGCGATAGCCGACGTCGCTTTCTTTTCCAACGACGAGGCGCGCTATTCGAAGGCCACCACCGACTGGCTGCGCGCCTACTTGCAGAAGAACCCGGGCGCCGTGCTCAAGGTCGGCCTCATCTATGGCGCACCTGCGCAGACCGCCCAGCTGCTGCGGTGCGATGCCATCAAGGATCTCGCCAAGGAGATGCCCGACCGCATGCGGATCGTGGCATCCGGCTACGGCAACTGGCTGACCGCGACGGCGCAGAACCTCACGCAGGACTGGCTGCAGGCGCATCCCGACATGAACCACGTCGCCGCGGCCAATGACATCATGGCGATGGGCGCCGCCAACGCCTTGGCCGCCGGGGGCAGGAGCAAGGACGTGCAGGTGAGCGGCTATGATCTCACCAGCGAGGGCCTGCAGCGGATCAGGAATGGCCAGCAGGCGCTCGATGTCGGCGTGACGCTGCAGGGCAACGCCCAGGTGATCGATGTCGCCGTCGGCCTCGTCCTGGGCACGTTCAAGGACAAGAGCTACTACATCAACCCGGTCTACGCGGTCGACGCCTCGAACGTGAACACTTACGCCGAGAAGGCATGATCCGGCTCGATCCCGCCCCAATGTCGATGGTTCAGCGATGACTCGATCCACATGGCCACCGGGCGGCATGTCCGCTGCCTGGCGCCGCCTCCTGCTGCTCAACAAGGCCGTGCTGTTCGCGGTTGTGCTGGCGACCGTGCTGTCCTTCGCCTCTCCGTATTTCTTCACCCGGCCGAATACCCTGGCGCTGCTTGAGCAGAGCGTCGTCATGGCCATCGTGGCGCTGGGCTACACCCTGATTCTGGCGATGGGCGAGATCGACCTGTCGCTGGGCGGCATCATCGCGCTCGCCGGCTTCGTCATGGCCAAGCTCATGGCCGAGGCCGGCCTCCCCTATGAGCTCGCCATCCCCGCGGGCCTTGCCATGGGCGCGCTCTGCGGCGGACTCAACGCCACGCTGGTTTCGACATTCGACCTGCCGCCCTTCATCGTGACGCTGGCAACCGGCGCGCTTTTCACGGGCGTGCTCTACATCATCTCCAATCTCGTGCCGATCTCCGATCTCCCGGCCGATTTCATCGCCATCGGCCAGGCGCGATGGGCAGGCGTGCCGCTCCCTGTCGTGATCGTCGTGCCGATCGTCATCGGCTTCTATCTGCTGGCGAGCCAGTCGGTGTTCGGCCAGCACGTCATCGCCCAGGGCGGCAATCCCGAGGCCGTGCGCGTCGCCGGCATCAACATCAGGCTGCTGCGGCTGAAGGTCTATGCATTGGCAGGCGCGTGCTACGGGGTCGGCGCCGTCTTGCTGACGGCGCGATCGGCCTCGGCTCAGATTGCCGCAGGATCAGACCTCCTCTTGGTGGTGATCACCGCGGTCGTCATCGGCGGCACCCCGCTGCTCGGCGGCAAGGCCAACATGGTGGGCACCGTGTTCGGATGCCTGATCATCGGCATGATCAACAACGGCCTCAATCTCCTGGGCATGAACGCCAACTACCAGATCGTGATGCAGGGATTGCTCATCCTCTTCGCGCTGCTGGTCGATGTGCAGTCGGCTAAGATCCTGCTCGGCCTCGATCGCCGGCGCCTGCAGCGTCTGCGGCGGGAGGGGCGGCTGTGATCGGCGCAAATCCCCTCATCGAGATGGTCTCGATCAGCAAGTCCTTCGGCGGCGTGCAGGCGGTCGACGATGTGTCGCTCCAGGTGTTCCCCGGCCAGGTCGTCGGCCTTCTCGGCCATAACGGCGCCGGCAAATCGACCCTCATCAAGATTCTCGCCGGCGCCTATCGCGCCGACAACGGCATCATCCGCGTCGATGGCCAGCCGATCCGCATCGCCAACCCCAACGACGCGCGGGCGCACGGCATCGAGACCATCTACCAGAACCTCGCGCTGGCCGATAATCTCGATGCTGCCGGCAACCTGTTTCTCGGCAGGGAGAAGCGCTGGCTGGGCGTCTTCGCCGATCGCCGCCGGATGCGGGCAGAGACCGCCCACATCTGCAGCCAGATCAACCCCCGCTTCACCAATTTGACGGTGCCTGTCCGCAACC
This portion of the Labrys wisconsinensis genome encodes:
- a CDS encoding ROK family protein, whose amino-acid sequence is MVDAFDSLSLILELIRSGQAVARPALQQASGLGRGIVAERVNLLLDRGLIAEGRLAQANGGRAARELQIRAEAGALLVAYGSLGGFVAGVADLSGHVLASECVACSFAEGPSALMGEIKAIWNRLRPQADIWGIGVGLPAHISFDEATLLDSPSLPTSWTSYHPRRDLSPAFGAQTWVDTDDNMLALGELRVDRTGIKGDFLYMFADLVLGAATVVDGKVYRGAQGAAGNIGHIHSEGADDLCRCGRRGCLEAAVGGEALIHKATMRARAGESARLMERIRDNGGLCVADLGEAAREGDAVAVSLLTEAGRRIGLTLASAVNLFNPSAILVGGSLAATSNLFLAALKTELYRQSLPFVSRDLAVVPATQDVNEMGLVGAAHMVLDQIFNAQSMARWLREGRSPAVLASHL
- a CDS encoding sugar ABC transporter substrate-binding protein, with product MSAGVSRRTAILGVGALALPLAGIVSRSHAQSTPRTIKIAFSIDVLDQTQNVGLAAMKARVDEISKSGRGIAVELDVYDAQSSVNKQLSDVQTALIKQPDVLILSAVDAKGSLPAARAAKDAGVKIIDKRPSSPEPAIADVAFFSNDEARYSKATTDWLRAYLQKNPGAVLKVGLIYGAPAQTAQLLRCDAIKDLAKEMPDRMRIVASGYGNWLTATAQNLTQDWLQAHPDMNHVAAANDIMAMGAANALAAGGRSKDVQVSGYDLTSEGLQRIRNGQQALDVGVTLQGNAQVIDVAVGLVLGTFKDKSYYINPVYAVDASNVNTYAEKA
- a CDS encoding ABC transporter permease produces the protein MSAAWRRLLLLNKAVLFAVVLATVLSFASPYFFTRPNTLALLEQSVVMAIVALGYTLILAMGEIDLSLGGIIALAGFVMAKLMAEAGLPYELAIPAGLAMGALCGGLNATLVSTFDLPPFIVTLATGALFTGVLYIISNLVPISDLPADFIAIGQARWAGVPLPVVIVVPIVIGFYLLASQSVFGQHVIAQGGNPEAVRVAGINIRLLRLKVYALAGACYGVGAVLLTARSASAQIAAGSDLLLVVITAVVIGGTPLLGGKANMVGTVFGCLIIGMINNGLNLLGMNANYQIVMQGLLILFALLVDVQSAKILLGLDRRRLQRLRREGRL
- a CDS encoding ATP-binding cassette domain-containing protein, producing MVSISKSFGGVQAVDDVSLQVFPGQVVGLLGHNGAGKSTLIKILAGAYRADNGIIRVDGQPIRIANPNDARAHGIETIYQNLALADNLDAAGNLFLGREKRWLGVFADRRRMRAETAHICSQINPRFTNLTVPVRNLSGGQRQSIAIARALYFNAKLLIMDEPTAALGPGETRQVKELIQTLKARGVGVLLISHDIEDVFEVADELVVMAGGRVVGRRKTHEATRNEILSLIILGSQGEAPVP